A DNA window from Acyrthosiphon pisum isolate AL4f unplaced genomic scaffold, pea_aphid_22Mar2018_4r6ur Scaffold_21930;HRSCAF=25302, whole genome shotgun sequence contains the following coding sequences:
- the LOC103311895 gene encoding putative nuclease HARBI1, which yields MHRARERVMNIAFEDNDDEDNEDEFIIFAIRRPRWIRERAEDFDTMDDTDFVTRYRLSKLTVLSMLEKIEDALEFETDRNNCISPINQLLCTLRYYATGCFQTTGGDLCGFSSSTMNRIVHKLEFYRRAKFPRVVGAIDCTHIKLWQSPGGDTAERFRNRKGYYSLNVQAICNANLEVMDVVARYDGSTHDSRIFRESKRRALFEQGVYGDALLVGNSGYACTSYMMTPLHECHTPAEQLYNESQIRTRNPIERFFGVWKRRFPIMALGLRVKLKRVFPIITATLVLNNIARRAGEEVPRGLEIILPAPWEEILAQDDIPNEYMDIPNPTQRRLTHQNRERQVLIDSHFERLAAQDQQ from the exons atGCATCGTGCTAGGGAACGTGTAATGAATATTGCTTTTGAAGATAACGACGACGAAGATAACGAAGATGAGTTTATCATCTTCGCAATCCGTCGTCCTAGATGGATTCGAGAAAGAGCTGAAGACTTCGACACTATGGACGACACCGATTTTGTTACCAGGTACAGATTAAGCAAGCTAACAGTTCTGTCGATGCTGGAGAAAATAGAGGATGCACTCGAATTTGAAACTGATAG GAATAACTGTATTTCTCCAATAAATCAGTTACTATGTACTCTTCGCTATTATGCAACTGGGTGCTTCCAAACCACTGGGGGGGATCTCTGTGGCTTTAGTTCCTCAACGATGAATAGAATAGTACACAAG TTGGAATTTTACCGAAGAGCCAAGTTCCCGAGAGTTGTTGGTGCCATTGACTGcactcatattaaattatggcAATCACCAG gtgGAGATACTGCAGAGCGTTTTAGGAATAGAAAAGGGTACTATTCATTGAATGTCCAGGCAATATGTAATGCAAATCTGGAGGTTATGGATGTAGTTGCAAGGTATGATGGAAGCACTCATGACTCAAGAATTTTTCGAGAAAGTAAAAGAAGAGCTTTGTTCGAGCAAGGAGTGTATGGAGATGCACTATTAGTAGGAAATAGTGGCTACGCCTGCACTAGTTACATGATGACACCACTCCACGAATGCCATACACCAGCCGAACAATTGTACAATGAGTCGCAAATCCGGACAAGGAATCCAATAGAAAGATTCTTTGGTGTTTGGAAACGACGTTTTCCCATCATGGCTTTGGGGCTAAGAGTGAAACTTAAACGTGTTTTTCCTATTATCACTGCGacattagtattaaataatattgcccGTAGAGCAGGAGAGGAAGTCCCTAGAGGACTTGAAATTATACTACCTGCTCCTTGGGAAGAAATACTTGCCCAGGACGACATCCCAAATGAATATATGGACATACCAAACCCCACACAGCGTAGGTTAACACACCAAAATCGTGAACGGCAGGTGTTAATTGACAGTCATTTTGAGag ATTGGCTGCACAGGATCAACAATAA